A single window of Microbispora hainanensis DNA harbors:
- a CDS encoding ParB/RepB/Spo0J family partition protein, which translates to MSQQRRGLGKGLGALIPTGPIVDPASTASAPPLGLQPTAPGTPATGLRPVEGAYFQEIEVDSISPNPRQPREVFDEDRLDELAASIKEVGLLQPVVVRAVEDGRFELIMGERRWRASQIAGLDRIPAIVRSTQDDEMLREALIENLQREQLNALEEAAAYQQLLDDFGATHEVLAKKVGRSRSHISNTLRLLNLPPEVQRRLAAGIISAGHARALLALNDPAAQEHLATRIVAEGLSVRTVEEIVALGEATAGPAPRKPRAKKPTAPALRDLADRLSDHFETKVKVDLGSRKGRIVVEFSTIDDLERIIDTMAPDAAHAMRSRGITAE; encoded by the coding sequence GTGAGCCAGCAGCGTCGGGGACTGGGCAAGGGTCTTGGGGCACTGATCCCCACGGGACCGATCGTCGATCCGGCGTCCACGGCGAGCGCTCCGCCTCTCGGTCTCCAGCCGACCGCGCCGGGCACGCCGGCGACGGGCCTGCGTCCGGTGGAGGGCGCCTACTTCCAGGAGATCGAGGTCGACTCCATCTCCCCGAACCCACGGCAGCCGCGAGAGGTGTTCGACGAGGACCGGCTCGACGAGCTCGCGGCGTCCATCAAGGAGGTCGGCCTGCTGCAGCCGGTCGTCGTCCGCGCCGTGGAGGACGGCCGTTTCGAGCTCATCATGGGGGAGCGGCGGTGGCGCGCCTCGCAGATCGCGGGGCTCGACCGCATCCCCGCGATCGTCCGGAGCACCCAGGACGACGAAATGCTCCGCGAGGCGCTGATCGAGAACCTCCAGCGGGAGCAGTTGAACGCTCTGGAGGAGGCGGCGGCCTATCAGCAGCTTCTGGACGACTTCGGAGCCACTCACGAGGTGCTGGCCAAGAAGGTCGGACGGTCGCGCTCGCACATCAGCAACACCCTGCGACTGCTGAACCTTCCTCCCGAGGTGCAGCGCAGGCTGGCGGCCGGGATCATCAGTGCCGGGCACGCGCGGGCGCTGCTGGCGTTGAACGACCCCGCCGCCCAGGAGCACCTGGCGACCCGGATCGTGGCCGAGGGACTGTCGGTCAGGACCGTCGAGGAGATCGTTGCTCTGGGCGAGGCGACCGCGGGGCCGGCTCCACGCAAGCCCCGGGCGAAGAAGCCGACCGCCCCGGCACTGCGCGATCTGGCGGATCGCCTCTCGGACCACTTCGAGACGAAGGTGAAGGTCGATCTCGGCAGCCGGAAGGGTCGCATCGTGGTCGAGTTCTCCACGATCGACGACCTGGAGCGCATCATCGACACGATGGCACCGGATGCCGCCCACGCGATGCGCAGCAGGGGCATCACAGCGGAGTGA
- a CDS encoding ParA family protein produces the protein MTVANQKGGVGKTTTAVNLAAALSMHDQRVLVVDLDPQGNASTALATEHRSGMPSVYQVLVDDMQLSQIVKPVPDMPNLFCAPATLDLAGAEIELVPMVGRETRLRRALASFDSMEFDYILIDCPPSLGLLTVNAMAAAQEVLIPIQCEYYALEGLTQLLQNVELVRAHLNQTLSVSTILLTMYDGRTRLASQVAEEVRSHFGDTVLDAVIPRSVRVSEAPSYGQSVMTYDPGSSGALAYMGAAREIAYRAAALTGA, from the coding sequence ATGACGGTGGCCAACCAGAAGGGCGGCGTGGGGAAGACCACTACGGCGGTCAACCTCGCGGCAGCGCTGTCCATGCACGATCAGCGCGTTCTCGTGGTCGACCTCGACCCGCAGGGCAACGCGTCTACGGCGTTGGCGACCGAACACCGGTCCGGGATGCCGTCGGTGTACCAGGTGCTCGTGGACGACATGCAGCTGTCGCAGATCGTGAAGCCGGTCCCCGACATGCCCAACCTGTTCTGCGCTCCGGCGACGCTCGACCTCGCGGGCGCGGAGATCGAGCTGGTTCCGATGGTCGGCCGGGAGACCCGTCTGCGGCGGGCGCTCGCCTCGTTCGACTCGATGGAGTTCGACTACATCCTCATCGACTGCCCGCCGTCGCTGGGCCTGCTGACCGTGAACGCCATGGCGGCGGCGCAGGAGGTGCTGATCCCCATCCAGTGCGAGTACTACGCCCTGGAAGGGCTCACACAGCTCCTGCAGAACGTGGAGCTGGTGCGCGCCCACCTCAACCAGACGCTGTCGGTCTCCACCATCCTGCTCACGATGTACGACGGGCGCACCCGGCTCGCCTCTCAGGTGGCCGAGGAGGTGCGCTCCCACTTCGGAGACACCGTGCTCGACGCCGTCATCCCCAGGAGCGTCCGCGTCTCCGAGGCCCCCAGCTACGGCCAGTCGGTCATGACGTACGACCCGGGTTCGAGCGGGGCACTGGCCTACATGGGCGCCGCTCGCGAGATCGCCTACCGTGCGGCGGCCCTCACCGGCGCCTGA
- the rsmG gene encoding 16S rRNA (guanine(527)-N(7))-methyltransferase RsmG, translating to MTESNELPEAPPVAREIFTGEALERARVFAELLAGPGVVRGLLGPREVPRIWDRHLLNCAVVEEAVPPDSTLIDIGSGAGLPGLVLAIVRPDVTVTLLEPLLRRTVFLSECVEALKLDNVEVLRGRAEELAGKRVFDVATARAVAPLDRLLSWSMPLLHEGGELLAMKGERAQEELDAARPRLDSFGVRHVELATVGRGRVEPPATLVRVVAGRSPRTETRRRRKR from the coding sequence ATGACGGAGAGCAACGAGCTGCCCGAGGCGCCCCCGGTGGCCCGGGAGATTTTCACCGGCGAGGCGTTGGAGCGGGCTCGGGTGTTCGCCGAGTTGCTCGCCGGGCCGGGCGTGGTGCGGGGACTGCTGGGGCCGCGCGAGGTGCCCCGCATCTGGGACCGGCACCTGCTGAACTGTGCGGTCGTGGAGGAGGCGGTCCCGCCGGACTCGACGCTGATCGACATCGGCTCGGGCGCCGGCCTGCCCGGCCTTGTGCTCGCGATCGTCCGGCCCGACGTGACGGTGACGCTGCTGGAGCCGCTGCTGCGTCGCACCGTGTTCCTGTCGGAGTGCGTCGAGGCGCTCAAGCTCGACAACGTGGAGGTGCTGCGCGGGCGGGCCGAGGAGCTCGCCGGCAAGCGCGTCTTCGACGTGGCGACGGCGCGGGCGGTCGCGCCGCTCGACCGTTTGCTGTCGTGGTCGATGCCGCTGCTACACGAGGGCGGGGAGTTGCTCGCGATGAAGGGGGAGCGGGCACAGGAGGAGCTGGACGCCGCCCGCCCCCGGTTGGATTCGTTCGGCGTGAGGCACGTCGAGTTGGCCACAGTGGGGCGCGGTAGGGTCGAGCCGCCCGCGACCCTCGTTCGCGTCGTCGCCGGACGATCTCCGCGAACGGAAACGCGGAGGCGACGAAAGAGGTGA
- a CDS encoding protein jag, translating into MTEAEETLKPAPDIEALEQEGEIAADYLEGLLDIADLDGDIDMDVEGDRAVVSIVGVKGDELVGPGGEVLEALQELTRLAVHRQTGERSRLMLDVGGYRERRRAELTKVGTAAAEDVKRTGEPKALKPMTPFERKIVHDAVAAAGLRSESEGEEPRRFVVVLPA; encoded by the coding sequence GTGACCGAAGCTGAGGAGACCCTCAAGCCTGCTCCCGACATCGAAGCCCTGGAACAGGAGGGCGAGATCGCGGCGGACTACCTGGAGGGCCTGCTCGACATCGCCGACCTGGACGGCGACATCGACATGGACGTCGAGGGAGACCGTGCCGTGGTCTCGATCGTCGGCGTCAAGGGCGATGAGCTCGTGGGACCCGGCGGCGAGGTGCTGGAGGCGCTGCAGGAGCTGACGCGCCTGGCCGTGCACCGTCAGACGGGGGAGCGTTCGCGGCTCATGCTCGACGTGGGCGGCTATCGGGAGCGGCGCCGTGCCGAGCTCACCAAGGTGGGCACCGCGGCCGCCGAAGACGTCAAGCGCACCGGCGAGCCGAAGGCGCTCAAGCCGATGACGCCGTTCGAGCGAAAGATCGTTCACGACGCGGTCGCCGCGGCGGGCCTGCGCAGCGAGTCCGAGGGCGAGGAGCCCCGCCGCTTCGTGGTGGTCCTGCCCGCCTGA
- the yidC gene encoding membrane protein insertase YidC, protein MELPFLNWLYTAVAWVITQIHAGYSTFIPSSSGLNWALTIITLTVLMRLLIFPLFMKQMRSSRKMQELAPKVQELRKKYKNDKQRMNQEVMRLYQEAGANPLGGCLPIVAQFPIFISMFTVLRAIAEDRAVFGMTKELVNSARAAHVLGAPLAAKFFDSAEVIRSLGAQPVTTKIVLACFVAISSCTTFLTVRQSVKRSMAQMPDNPMAQQQKILMYISPLFAVFSLNFQLGLILYWVTTNLWTLGQQHWFYSRHPMPVVDEKGNITTPEPTNGIFTKLVGKPKAPAQPEPEPAPKIVRQQPTRQPRSKRTGSKKS, encoded by the coding sequence GTGGAGCTGCCATTCCTGAATTGGCTGTATACGGCGGTGGCCTGGGTGATCACCCAGATCCACGCCGGCTACAGCACTTTCATCCCCTCCAGCAGCGGTCTCAACTGGGCGCTGACCATCATCACGCTGACCGTGCTGATGCGTCTGCTGATCTTCCCGCTCTTCATGAAGCAGATGCGCTCGTCGCGCAAGATGCAGGAGCTGGCGCCCAAGGTCCAGGAGCTGCGCAAGAAGTACAAGAACGACAAGCAGCGCATGAACCAGGAGGTCATGCGGCTGTACCAGGAGGCCGGGGCCAACCCGCTCGGTGGCTGCCTCCCGATCGTCGCGCAGTTCCCGATCTTCATCTCGATGTTCACCGTGCTGCGGGCCATCGCCGAGGACCGGGCCGTTTTCGGCATGACCAAGGAGCTGGTGAACAGCGCGCGTGCCGCGCATGTCCTCGGCGCGCCGCTGGCCGCGAAGTTCTTCGACAGCGCCGAGGTCATCCGGAGCCTCGGCGCCCAGCCGGTGACGACGAAGATCGTCCTCGCCTGCTTCGTGGCCATCAGCTCGTGCACCACGTTCCTCACCGTCCGGCAGAGCGTGAAGCGTTCGATGGCGCAGATGCCGGACAACCCCATGGCGCAGCAGCAGAAGATCCTGATGTACATCTCGCCGCTGTTCGCCGTCTTCAGCCTGAACTTCCAGCTCGGTCTGATCCTCTACTGGGTGACCACCAACCTGTGGACACTCGGCCAGCAGCACTGGTTCTACAGCCGTCACCCGATGCCGGTCGTGGACGAGAAGGGCAACATCACCACTCCCGAGCCGACGAACGGCATCTTCACCAAGCTGGTGGGAAAGCCCAAGGCGCCGGCGCAGCCTGAGCCGGAACCCGCCCCCAAGATCGTCCGTCAGCAGCCGACGCGCCAGCCCCGCAGCAAGCGCACCGGCAGCAAGAAGTCGTAG
- the yidD gene encoding membrane protein insertion efficiency factor YidD produces MTAQQPTPAATAGEADRPATGPVARVLLAIIRFYRAFISPMLGPRCRFEPSCSAYGLEAVAVHGAARGAWLTVRRIGRCHPFHPGGFDPVPPRRVRSHDETQGS; encoded by the coding sequence ATGACAGCGCAGCAACCGACTCCGGCCGCGACGGCCGGGGAGGCCGATCGGCCCGCGACCGGGCCGGTCGCTCGCGTGCTGCTCGCGATCATCCGGTTCTACCGTGCCTTCATCAGCCCGATGCTGGGGCCGAGGTGCCGGTTCGAGCCGTCCTGCAGCGCCTATGGTCTGGAAGCCGTCGCCGTTCATGGAGCGGCGCGCGGGGCATGGCTGACCGTCAGGCGTATCGGACGGTGTCACCCGTTCCATCCTGGAGGTTTCGACCCGGTGCCCCCACGCCGAGTCCGGTCTCACGACGAAACGCAAGGGAGCTAG
- the rnpA gene encoding ribonuclease P protein component, which yields MRRGDEFADAIRRGRRAGRPTLVAHLNLRDADEPPLVGFVVSKAVGGAVVRNQVRRRLRHLVRSRLPLLPRGSLLVVRANPPAASARSEHLAAELDVALSRLLRRRGSDSRTPTDGRS from the coding sequence ATGCGGCGGGGTGACGAGTTCGCCGACGCGATTCGCCGTGGGCGTCGCGCCGGGCGTCCGACCCTGGTCGCACACCTGAACCTGCGTGACGCCGACGAGCCACCGCTGGTCGGCTTCGTCGTGAGCAAGGCAGTCGGTGGCGCCGTGGTGCGGAACCAGGTCAGGCGCAGGTTGAGACACCTTGTGCGGAGCCGTCTGCCACTGCTGCCGAGAGGTAGCCTTCTGGTGGTACGCGCCAATCCACCGGCCGCGTCCGCGCGCAGCGAGCACCTGGCCGCCGAACTCGACGTCGCGCTGAGTCGTTTACTCCGGCGGCGTGGGTCCGATTCCCGGACCCCGACGGATGGACGGTCATGA
- the rpmH gene encoding 50S ribosomal protein L34, which translates to MSKRTYQPNNRRRAKTHGFRLRMRTRAGRAILAARRRKGRAELTV; encoded by the coding sequence GTGAGCAAGCGTACTTACCAGCCGAACAACCGTCGCCGCGCGAAGACCCACGGCTTCCGGCTGCGCATGCGCACCCGGGCCGGCCGCGCCATCCTGGCCGCGCGCCGCCGCAAGGGCCGCGCCGAGCTGACGGTCTGA
- the dnaA gene encoding chromosomal replication initiator protein DnaA, whose amino-acid sequence MEGVDLNAVWARALRTLLDEGVSGQQRAFLQMTQPSGLINDTILLAAPNDFAKEVIEVRLRPLIVHALSQELGRPVRIAVMVDPGAGLPAASDPAAASPADHRPQAPSTDYPQPRPQAPRFPLAEDGPIRRDAEPHYPQGQQYPQPPQHMSPPDHAQRPGGYSPEPPAAPKPEPVPGPVAGPASGPVSSGPVPGPVPGAVPGSVPGGPGQNRWDARSGRTSGEPARLNAKYTFETFVIGASNRFAHAAAVAVAEAPAKAYNPLFIYGDSGLGKTHLLHAIGHYAQSLYDGARVRYVSSEEFTNDFINSIRDHKADGFRSRFRAVDILLVDDIQFLEGKEQTQEEFFHTFNTLHNASKQIVISSDRAPKQLVTLEDRLRNRFEWGLITDVQPPELETRIAILRKKAIQEGLAAPPDVLEYIASRIATNIRELEGALIRVTAFASLNRQSVDIQLAEIVLKDLISEDASPEITISLIMSTTAEYFGVSLDDLCGSSRSRALVTARQIAMYLARELTDLSLPKIGQQFGGRDHTTVMHAERKIRSLMAERRSMYNQVNELTTRIKQRARNA is encoded by the coding sequence ATGGAAGGCGTCGATCTCAACGCTGTATGGGCTCGGGCGCTCAGGACCCTGCTCGACGAGGGCGTCTCGGGGCAGCAGCGCGCGTTCCTCCAGATGACGCAGCCCTCCGGCCTCATCAACGACACGATTCTCCTGGCGGCCCCCAACGACTTCGCCAAGGAGGTCATCGAGGTACGGCTGCGCCCGCTGATCGTGCACGCGTTGTCGCAGGAGCTCGGCCGGCCCGTGCGGATCGCCGTGATGGTGGATCCCGGCGCCGGTCTGCCCGCCGCCTCGGACCCCGCCGCGGCGTCGCCGGCCGATCATCGTCCACAGGCGCCGTCCACAGATTATCCACAGCCCCGTCCGCAGGCTCCGCGCTTTCCCTTAGCTGAGGACGGCCCGATCCGCCGCGACGCCGAGCCGCATTATCCACAGGGCCAGCAGTATCCACAGCCTCCGCAGCACATGTCCCCGCCGGACCACGCGCAGCGGCCCGGCGGTTACTCCCCCGAGCCGCCCGCCGCGCCCAAGCCCGAGCCGGTGCCGGGCCCAGTGGCCGGTCCCGCATCCGGCCCCGTGTCCTCCGGTCCCGTGCCGGGCCCGGTGCCAGGCGCCGTACCCGGTTCTGTGCCGGGCGGCCCCGGGCAGAACCGCTGGGACGCCCGCAGTGGCCGCACCTCCGGCGAGCCGGCCCGGCTGAACGCCAAGTACACCTTCGAGACGTTCGTCATCGGCGCCAGCAACCGCTTCGCGCACGCCGCCGCCGTCGCGGTCGCCGAGGCCCCCGCCAAGGCGTACAACCCGCTGTTCATCTACGGCGACTCAGGGCTGGGGAAGACCCACCTGCTGCACGCGATCGGCCACTACGCGCAGAGCCTGTACGACGGCGCCCGGGTGCGGTACGTGAGCTCCGAGGAGTTCACCAACGACTTCATCAACTCCATCCGCGACCACAAGGCCGACGGGTTCCGCTCCCGCTTCCGGGCTGTGGACATCCTCCTTGTCGACGACATCCAGTTCCTGGAGGGCAAGGAGCAGACGCAGGAGGAGTTCTTCCACACCTTCAACACCCTCCACAACGCCAGCAAGCAGATCGTCATCTCCAGCGACCGGGCGCCCAAGCAGCTCGTGACGCTGGAAGACCGGCTGCGCAACCGGTTCGAGTGGGGGCTGATCACCGACGTCCAGCCGCCCGAGCTGGAGACCCGCATCGCGATCCTGCGCAAGAAGGCGATCCAGGAGGGCCTGGCCGCGCCGCCCGACGTGCTGGAGTACATCGCCAGCCGCATCGCGACCAACATCCGCGAGCTCGAGGGCGCGCTCATCCGGGTCACCGCGTTCGCCAGCCTCAACCGGCAGTCCGTGGACATCCAGCTCGCCGAGATCGTCCTCAAGGACCTCATCAGCGAGGACGCGAGCCCGGAGATCACCATCTCCCTCATCATGTCCACAACCGCCGAATACTTCGGTGTGTCGCTCGACGACCTGTGTGGAAGCTCACGCTCGCGCGCCCTGGTCACCGCCCGCCAGATCGCCATGTATCTGGCCCGCGAGCTGACCGACCTGTCGCTGCCGAAGATCGGCCAGCAGTTCGGGGGACGCGACCACACCACCGTGATGCACGCGGAGCGTAAGATCCGGTCGCTCATGGCGGAGCGGCGCTCGATGTACAACCAGGTCAACGAGCTGACGACACGGATCAAGCAGCGGGCACGCAACGCTTAG
- the dnaN gene encoding DNA polymerase III subunit beta has translation MMFRIDRDVLAEAVAWTARSLPARPSVPVLAGMRLEVTDDQRLKLSGFDYEVSAEVTLEVQTGEPGVVLVSGKLLAEITRALPAQPVELVVDGAKAVVTCGSARFTLLTMPVEDYPSLPAMPPAAGRVGSDVFASAVGQVAVAAGKDDTLPMLTGVRMEIEGDTVTLAATDRYRLAVRELKWQPEQPDFQAIAMIPGRTLADTAKALGGTGAEVEIALSSAGGTGEGMIGFSSSGRRTTTRLLDPEFPKYRSLLPTEFSARADLSTASFVEAVKRVALVAERNTPVRLAFRGGEVVLEAGSGDEAQAVEALPVDFDGDEINIAFNHQFLLEGLGAIDSDVARLQFTTPTKPAILTGGKPVDDGGSEDYRYLIMPIRLSS, from the coding sequence GTGATGTTCCGGATCGATCGCGACGTGCTCGCCGAGGCCGTGGCGTGGACGGCACGGAGCCTTCCGGCCCGTCCCTCGGTGCCGGTGCTCGCCGGCATGCGGCTGGAGGTGACCGACGACCAGCGGCTGAAGCTCTCCGGCTTCGACTACGAGGTCTCCGCGGAGGTGACCCTCGAAGTGCAGACCGGAGAGCCGGGAGTGGTGCTGGTCTCCGGCAAGCTCCTCGCCGAGATCACCCGCGCGCTCCCCGCACAGCCGGTCGAGCTGGTCGTGGACGGCGCCAAGGCCGTCGTCACCTGTGGCAGCGCCCGGTTCACACTTCTCACCATGCCTGTGGAGGACTACCCGTCCCTGCCGGCCATGCCGCCCGCCGCCGGACGGGTCGGCAGCGACGTGTTCGCCTCCGCCGTCGGCCAGGTGGCCGTCGCCGCGGGCAAGGACGACACCCTCCCGATGCTCACCGGCGTACGCATGGAGATCGAGGGCGACACGGTGACCCTCGCCGCCACCGACCGCTACCGCCTCGCCGTACGCGAGCTGAAGTGGCAGCCCGAGCAGCCGGACTTCCAGGCCATCGCGATGATCCCGGGCCGTACGCTGGCGGACACGGCGAAGGCGCTGGGCGGCACGGGCGCGGAGGTCGAGATCGCGCTGAGCTCTGCCGGCGGCACCGGCGAGGGCATGATCGGGTTCTCCAGCTCCGGACGGCGGACGACGACCCGGCTGCTCGACCCCGAGTTCCCCAAATATCGCTCGCTGCTGCCCACCGAGTTCTCCGCCCGCGCGGACCTGTCCACAGCCTCGTTCGTCGAGGCCGTCAAGCGCGTCGCGCTGGTCGCCGAGCGCAACACCCCCGTACGGCTGGCCTTCCGCGGCGGAGAGGTCGTCCTGGAGGCCGGCAGCGGCGACGAGGCACAGGCTGTGGAGGCGCTGCCGGTCGATTTCGACGGCGACGAGATCAACATCGCCTTCAACCACCAGTTCCTGCTGGAGGGCCTGGGGGCGATCGACTCCGACGTCGCGCGGCTGCAGTTCACCACGCCGACCAAGCCCGCCATCCTCACCGGGGGCAAGCCTGTGGACGACGGGGGCAGCGAGGACTACCGCTACCTCATCATGCCCATCCGCCTGTCCAGCTGA
- the gnd gene encoding phosphogluconate dehydrogenase (NAD(+)-dependent, decarboxylating), which yields MQIGMIGLGKMGGNMAERLRRGGHDVVGYDRDPSISDVSSLKELVERLQAPRAVWVMVPAGKPTRSTVEQLRELLSEGDIVIDGGNSHYLDDQRHAADLGTHGIGFVDVGVSGGVWGLEYGYALMTGGEEEHVRRLMPIFETLKPEGEDGFVHAGGVGAGHFAKMVHNGIEYGMMQAFAEGWELLEASDAVTNVPETFKSWRHGTVIRSWLLDLLVRALEEDPDLSELKGYAEDSGEGRWTVQAAVDHAVPLPAITAALYARFASRQADSPAMKMVAALRNQFGGHAVASAEGQTGKGADAPGADVTPPVEVEG from the coding sequence ATGCAGATCGGCATGATCGGGCTCGGCAAGATGGGCGGGAACATGGCCGAGCGACTGCGGCGCGGCGGGCACGACGTCGTCGGCTACGACCGTGATCCCTCCATCAGCGACGTGAGCAGCCTGAAGGAGCTCGTCGAGAGGCTTCAGGCGCCGCGCGCGGTCTGGGTCATGGTCCCCGCGGGGAAGCCCACACGCAGCACGGTCGAGCAGCTGCGCGAGCTGCTGTCGGAGGGTGACATCGTCATCGACGGCGGCAACTCGCACTACCTGGACGACCAGCGGCACGCGGCCGACCTCGGCACCCACGGCATCGGCTTCGTCGACGTGGGCGTCAGCGGCGGCGTCTGGGGCCTGGAGTACGGCTACGCCCTGATGACCGGTGGCGAGGAGGAGCACGTCCGCCGGCTCATGCCGATCTTCGAGACGCTCAAGCCGGAGGGCGAGGACGGCTTCGTCCACGCGGGCGGCGTGGGCGCGGGCCACTTCGCGAAGATGGTCCACAACGGCATCGAGTACGGCATGATGCAGGCCTTCGCCGAGGGCTGGGAGCTGCTGGAGGCCAGCGACGCCGTCACCAACGTCCCCGAGACGTTCAAGAGCTGGCGGCACGGCACGGTGATCCGGTCCTGGCTGCTCGACCTGCTGGTGCGGGCGCTGGAGGAGGACCCCGACCTCTCCGAGCTGAAGGGCTACGCGGAGGACTCCGGCGAGGGCCGGTGGACGGTCCAGGCGGCCGTGGACCACGCGGTGCCCCTGCCGGCCATCACGGCCGCGTTGTACGCGCGTTTCGCCTCGCGCCAGGCCGACTCCCCGGCGATGAAGATGGTCGCGGCGCTGCGCAACCAGTTCGGCGGGCACGCGGTCGCCTCCGCCGAGGGCCAGACCGGCAAGGGCGCCGACGCCCCCGGCGCCGACGTCACCCCGCCGGTCGAGGTCGAGGGCTGA
- the recF gene encoding DNA replication/repair protein RecF (All proteins in this family for which functions are known are DNA-binding proteins that assist the filamentation of RecA onto DNA for the initiation of recombination or recombinational repair.): MHVASLSLTDFRSYPEVELVLEPGATAFVGPNGQGKTNLVEALGYVATHSSHRVATDAPLVRHGAQRAIVRAAVVRDDRRALVEIEINPGRANRARVNRSPVPRPRDALGLLRTVLFAPEDLALVKGDPSERRRFMDDLLVARVPRFAGVRADYERVLKQRNALLRTAAATRAGRRRGGRRQEDDAAFAAAGAGDVLSTLEVWDSHLVRHGAELLAARLHLVDALRPLAAKAYATLAPSSGLADLEYRPSGLSTDIPTLGTNRELLAEHLRGGLAEARQAELERGVTLVGPHRDDLLLRLGELPARGYASHGESWSFALALRLAAYDLLRADGGDPVLILDDVFAELDGQRRRRLTEIVAPAEQVLITAAVPDDVPPELAGARFDVMEGSVTRVR; this comes from the coding sequence GTGCACGTGGCGAGCCTGTCCCTCACCGACTTCCGGTCATACCCGGAGGTCGAACTCGTGCTGGAACCGGGGGCGACGGCGTTCGTCGGGCCGAACGGGCAGGGCAAGACCAACCTGGTCGAGGCGCTCGGCTACGTCGCGACCCATTCGAGCCACCGCGTGGCCACCGACGCGCCGCTCGTACGGCACGGCGCGCAGCGGGCGATCGTGCGCGCGGCGGTGGTCAGGGACGACCGCCGGGCGCTGGTCGAGATCGAGATCAACCCGGGCCGGGCCAACCGCGCCAGGGTGAACCGCTCCCCCGTCCCCCGGCCGCGCGACGCCCTCGGCCTGTTGCGGACCGTGCTGTTCGCCCCGGAGGACCTCGCGCTGGTCAAGGGCGACCCGTCCGAGCGCCGCCGGTTCATGGACGACCTGCTCGTCGCCCGCGTCCCCAGGTTCGCGGGTGTGCGCGCCGACTACGAGCGGGTGCTCAAGCAGCGCAACGCGCTCCTGCGTACGGCCGCGGCGACGCGGGCGGGACGGCGGCGCGGCGGCCGCAGGCAGGAGGACGACGCGGCCTTCGCCGCCGCCGGCGCGGGAGACGTCCTGAGCACGCTCGAAGTCTGGGACTCCCACTTGGTGCGCCATGGCGCGGAGCTGTTGGCGGCGCGGCTGCACCTGGTGGACGCGCTGCGTCCGCTCGCGGCGAAGGCGTACGCCACTCTCGCCCCGTCGTCCGGACTCGCCGATCTCGAATACCGGCCGTCGGGGTTATCCACAGATATCCCCACCCTGGGGACAAACCGGGAACTACTGGCCGAGCACCTGCGGGGGGGCCTCGCGGAGGCGCGTCAGGCGGAGCTCGAACGCGGCGTGACCCTCGTCGGCCCCCACCGCGACGACCTGCTGCTGCGGCTGGGCGAGCTGCCGGCCCGGGGCTACGCGAGCCACGGCGAGTCGTGGTCGTTCGCCCTCGCGTTGCGGCTCGCCGCCTACGACCTGCTGCGGGCCGACGGCGGCGACCCCGTGCTGATCCTGGACGACGTCTTCGCCGAGCTGGACGGTCAGCGGCGCAGGCGGCTCACCGAGATCGTCGCCCCGGCCGAGCAGGTGCTCATCACGGCGGCGGTGCCGGACGACGTGCCGCCCGAGCTGGCCGGTGCCCGGTTCGACGTGATGGAAGGGAGCGTGACCCGTGTCCGATGA
- a CDS encoding DUF721 domain-containing protein — MSDEISTGGGQSPQGSAARGAALAREKLAQAKADALKRGQLPRSEPRRRSGPGGARRDSGDPLPFGRAIRDLLAARGWEQPVAVGGVFGRWAEIVGPDLAAHTRPESFEDGEVVVAADSTAWATQVRLLASTLVRRLNEELGDGTVTRVKVHGPGAGPRPEGGLRVRGSRGPGDTYG; from the coding sequence GTGTCCGATGAGATATCCACAGGCGGTGGACAATCCCCGCAGGGCTCGGCCGCGCGGGGCGCCGCGCTGGCGCGGGAGAAGCTGGCCCAGGCGAAGGCCGACGCGCTGAAGCGGGGGCAGCTCCCCCGCAGCGAGCCCCGTCGCCGTTCCGGGCCGGGCGGCGCGCGGCGTGACTCCGGCGATCCGCTGCCGTTCGGCCGGGCGATCCGCGACCTGCTCGCCGCCCGGGGATGGGAACAGCCGGTCGCGGTGGGCGGGGTGTTCGGCCGCTGGGCGGAGATCGTCGGCCCCGACCTGGCCGCCCACACCAGGCCGGAGAGCTTCGAGGACGGCGAGGTGGTGGTCGCCGCCGACTCGACCGCCTGGGCGACCCAGGTCAGGCTCCTCGCGTCCACGCTGGTCAGGCGGCTGAACGAGGAGCTCGGCGACGGCACCGTGACCCGGGTCAAGGTGCACGGCCCCGGCGCGGGCCCCCGCCCGGAGGGCGGCCTGCGCGTACGCGGGAGTCGTGGGCCGGGCGACACGTACGGCTGA